In one Deltaproteobacteria bacterium genomic region, the following are encoded:
- a CDS encoding HDOD domain-containing protein, with protein sequence MEAKYVARQAILDRRQEAVAYEFLFRDGPVNAFRCDSISRATSSVIADSFLTIGLDSLTGGRPAFINFSHESLVQDLAYLLPPKLLVVEVLESVEPDAAAIDACRRLKSAGYTLALDDFEWSEAWRPLVEIADIVKIDFRATLGERRHAIAAQLRPFGLRLLAEKVETWEEFEDALAAGYDLFQGYLFSKPVIRTARDVRGFEHSHVQILRAVSSPDCDLKTLEELVRRDVALTYKIMRRVNSASFGVTRKTTSLRSALALLGVDEVRKWVALLVVAGLAKGSPTELVRVALLRAHFCEAAASCFEVGDRATDLFLAGLFSEIGTMLQRPLAEALDEIGLPKDLEAVLSGEDGPLASPLRCARAWERGDWDAIQKLAANSPSRGDSLPEAYAEALLWLRECQPLTE encoded by the coding sequence TTGGAAGCCAAGTATGTAGCGCGGCAGGCCATCCTCGATCGCCGCCAGGAAGCCGTCGCCTACGAGTTTCTCTTTCGCGACGGTCCGGTAAACGCGTTTCGCTGCGATTCCATCTCACGCGCCACCAGCAGCGTGATCGCCGATTCCTTCCTCACGATCGGCCTGGATTCGCTCACCGGCGGCCGCCCGGCATTCATCAACTTCTCGCACGAGTCGCTGGTGCAGGACCTCGCGTATCTGCTTCCGCCGAAGCTGCTCGTAGTCGAGGTGCTCGAGAGCGTCGAGCCCGACGCCGCCGCCATCGACGCGTGCCGGCGCCTGAAGAGCGCGGGCTACACGCTCGCGCTCGACGACTTCGAGTGGTCCGAGGCCTGGCGCCCGCTCGTAGAGATTGCCGACATCGTGAAGATCGACTTTCGCGCGACGCTCGGCGAGCGGCGCCACGCCATCGCCGCGCAGCTGCGGCCATTTGGCCTGCGGCTTCTCGCCGAGAAGGTGGAAACCTGGGAGGAGTTCGAAGACGCGCTGGCGGCGGGCTACGACCTTTTCCAGGGCTACTTGTTCAGCAAGCCGGTCATTCGGACTGCGCGCGACGTTCGCGGCTTCGAACACTCGCACGTCCAGATCCTTCGGGCGGTGAGCTCACCAGACTGCGACCTCAAGACCCTGGAAGAGCTCGTGCGACGCGATGTCGCGCTCACCTACAAGATCATGCGCCGGGTGAACTCCGCCTCGTTCGGCGTGACTCGCAAGACCACTTCCTTGCGCTCGGCGCTTGCGCTCCTGGGAGTCGACGAGGTCCGCAAGTGGGTGGCGCTGCTGGTCGTCGCAGGCCTCGCGAAGGGTTCCCCGACCGAGCTCGTTCGCGTGGCGCTGCTGCGTGCACACTTTTGCGAGGCGGCCGCCTCGTGCTTCGAGGTCGGCGACCGGGCGACCGACCTCTTCCTCGCCGGGTTGTTTTCTGAGATCGGCACGATGTTGCAGCGACCACTCGCCGAGGCGCTCGACGAGATCGGCCTGCCGAAGGACCTCGAAGCCGTGTTGAGCGGCGAGGACGGCCCACTCGCAAGCCCGCTGCGCTGCGCGAGAGCGTGGGAACGCGGCGACTGGGACGCCATCCAGAAGCTCGCTGCGAACTCGCCATCTCGCGGAGACAGCCTGCCGGAAGCCTACGCCGAGGCCCTGCTCTGGCTGCGCGAGTGCCAGCCGCTCACCGAGTGA